A genomic segment from Methanolobus zinderi encodes:
- the mutS gene encoding DNA mismatch repair protein MutS, which yields MKKLTPAMQQYYAAKEEHKDALIFFRMGDFYESFGEDAKTIARELDITLTTRGKGKDGEKMPLAGIPYHAIDNYLPRLIKKGYKVAICEQLEDPKQAKGVVKRGVVRVVTPGTAIDPSMFADASSNYLMALYGEDKDFGLACLDISTGEFLTTQLTDEAPYDRIASEVARMRPSECIMPPSLKEDEKLLERFRELKIIIHEYDEYAFEEGTANKLLTEHFNVSTLEGMGCSELPFAVSSAGAALKYAVDTQMRELSHVQHLKTYFDSEFMVLDAITLRNLEIVKNVRGEGNDSTLLNVLDETKTPMGSRLLQKWLLKPLISVDEINDRLDAVAELESNTLVRFDLRSHLSQVKDMERLVGRVMYGNSNARDLISLQRSLEAVPQIIESLKECPDSNLLKDVASELLSFTELDELEDLIDRAIVEEPPVSVRDGGMIKSGYNERLDELKSLSKDGKHWIAEFQQKERDRTGIKSLKVGYNKVFGYYLEVTKANISQVPDDYIRKQTMTNAERFYTPELKERESEILSADDKATALEYELFCELNSIVAEHAQQLQNTAFMIGTLDVLANLAEVAANNNYVRPAITSDCRMLIRDGRHPVVENSTPGGFVPNDTEMDCQNNQFMLITGPNMAGKSTYMRQIAMIVIMAQAGSFVPASHASIGIVDRVFTRVGAFDDLASGQSTFMVEMVELANILNNATPKSLVLLDEVGRGTSTYDGYSIARAVVEYIHNKGRVGVRSLFATHYHQLTDLEAALKRVKNFHIAVKEEGDELVFLRKIVPGATDKSYGIHVARIAGVPHNVTSRAKEILEDIENESAIGNGNRADRKKRSSAKYTQVVLFDQNASGEEQEPDPVIEDIKALDINSLTPLEALNELNRIKDKLSGKREK from the coding sequence ATGAAAAAGCTGACCCCTGCCATGCAGCAGTATTATGCTGCCAAGGAAGAGCATAAGGATGCCCTCATATTCTTCAGGATGGGGGATTTCTACGAATCCTTCGGAGAGGATGCAAAGACAATAGCAAGAGAGCTTGATATAACGCTTACCACCCGCGGAAAGGGAAAGGATGGGGAAAAGATGCCCCTTGCAGGTATCCCCTACCATGCCATTGACAATTATCTCCCGCGGCTTATCAAGAAAGGCTACAAGGTAGCCATATGCGAGCAGCTTGAGGACCCGAAGCAGGCAAAGGGCGTTGTTAAGCGCGGTGTTGTCAGGGTGGTCACCCCGGGTACAGCCATCGATCCCTCCATGTTCGCGGACGCATCCAGTAACTATCTCATGGCCCTGTACGGAGAGGATAAGGATTTCGGGCTGGCCTGCCTGGACATATCCACAGGAGAGTTCCTCACAACACAGCTTACGGATGAGGCACCCTATGACCGGATAGCCAGCGAGGTCGCCCGTATGCGCCCCTCCGAGTGCATCATGCCGCCTTCACTTAAAGAAGATGAGAAACTGCTGGAGCGTTTCAGGGAACTGAAGATCATCATCCATGAATATGATGAGTACGCCTTTGAGGAGGGGACTGCAAACAAACTCCTGACAGAGCACTTCAATGTGTCCACACTTGAAGGAATGGGATGCAGTGAGCTTCCATTTGCAGTATCATCCGCCGGAGCGGCACTAAAGTATGCGGTTGATACCCAGATGAGGGAACTCTCACATGTACAGCATCTCAAGACCTATTTTGATTCCGAGTTCATGGTGCTTGATGCCATCACCCTTCGCAATCTCGAGATCGTAAAGAACGTACGGGGGGAGGGAAATGACTCCACTTTATTGAATGTTCTGGATGAGACAAAGACACCCATGGGCAGCAGGCTGTTGCAGAAATGGCTGCTAAAACCTCTTATCTCAGTGGATGAGATCAATGACAGGCTTGACGCTGTCGCGGAACTTGAATCCAATACACTTGTGCGTTTTGACCTGCGGTCACACCTGTCTCAGGTAAAGGACATGGAAAGGCTGGTTGGAAGGGTGATGTATGGTAACTCGAATGCAAGGGACCTCATATCCCTGCAAAGATCACTCGAGGCAGTACCGCAGATTATCGAATCACTAAAAGAATGTCCTGATTCCAACCTTCTGAAAGATGTTGCTTCGGAACTCTTATCCTTCACCGAACTTGACGAGCTTGAAGACTTGATAGACAGGGCTATAGTTGAAGAGCCTCCGGTGAGTGTCAGGGACGGAGGAATGATAAAATCCGGCTACAATGAAAGGCTTGACGAGCTTAAGAGCCTTTCAAAGGACGGGAAACACTGGATTGCTGAGTTCCAGCAGAAAGAGCGTGACAGGACAGGGATCAAATCACTCAAGGTCGGCTACAACAAAGTATTCGGCTACTATCTCGAGGTCACAAAGGCCAATATATCCCAGGTTCCGGACGACTATATACGCAAGCAGACAATGACAAATGCCGAAAGGTTCTACACCCCGGAACTAAAGGAGCGTGAGAGCGAGATACTGTCTGCTGACGACAAGGCCACAGCCCTTGAATATGAACTGTTCTGCGAGCTTAATTCCATCGTTGCAGAGCATGCACAGCAATTGCAGAATACCGCATTCATGATAGGGACTCTGGACGTGCTTGCAAACCTGGCGGAAGTGGCGGCAAACAACAATTACGTACGCCCTGCAATTACCAGTGACTGCAGGATGCTCATAAGGGACGGCAGGCACCCGGTCGTGGAAAACTCAACACCTGGAGGTTTTGTACCCAACGATACCGAAATGGACTGCCAGAACAATCAGTTCATGCTGATCACAGGACCGAACATGGCAGGTAAGTCCACGTACATGCGCCAGATAGCGATGATTGTGATAATGGCACAGGCAGGCTCTTTTGTACCTGCATCCCATGCTTCCATCGGTATTGTGGACCGCGTGTTCACAAGGGTCGGGGCCTTTGACGATCTTGCCAGCGGACAGAGTACCTTCATGGTGGAAATGGTGGAACTTGCCAATATCCTGAACAATGCAACCCCTAAAAGCCTGGTTTTGCTTGATGAGGTTGGCAGGGGTACAAGTACCTACGACGGATACAGCATTGCAAGGGCCGTGGTGGAATATATCCATAACAAAGGCAGGGTTGGCGTACGCTCACTCTTTGCCACTCACTATCACCAGCTAACGGATCTCGAAGCCGCCCTGAAAAGGGTGAAGAACTTCCACATCGCAGTAAAGGAAGAAGGTGACGAGCTGGTATTCCTGCGAAAGATCGTTCCCGGTGCAACCGACAAGAGCTACGGTATCCATGTTGCAAGGATTGCAGGCGTCCCGCATAATGTTACCAGCAGGGCAAAGGAAATACTGGAGGACATAGAGAATGAGAGCGCAATCGGAAACGGCAACAGGGCGGACAGGAAAAAACGCAGCAGCGCCAAATATACGCAGGTCGTCCTCTTTGACCAGAACGCATCAGGAGAAGAGCAGGAACCTGATCCTGTAATTGAGGATATAAAGGCTCTTGACATCAATTCACTGACACCCCTTGAAGCACTCAACGAGCTGAACAGGATCAAGGATAAACTCTCGGGAAAAAGGGAAAAATAA
- a CDS encoding multidrug effflux MFS transporter: MSNPGELKKIVPLLALLTAFPAFSTDMILPAIPSLAVIWDQPLAVVNLILISFFVTYGFFLLFYGPISDRYGRRRPLIAGILLYILASMLCAVANSAATLISFRILQAAGAAASASLSMAMTKDIFSGKERERILAYIAIIMALAPMFAPIVGGWILIYLSWHWIFFTQGMMGVLGLLGVIRTPETLKEFSQTPLSKVMHSYGNLLLNKSYIVMVLVMSVSLLPLYSFVAGSSDLYINGFGLSEQTFSYLFAFNALALMAGSMSCLKISQRTDSKYLMTAGFGGILLGGILILVTGQHGPWSFAIPMAMITYSIGISRPPSNHLVLEQVRKDAGAASSLLIFTYFTLGGLGMWVVSQNWMNRIDILGAIALGCGAFVLFSWMLLQKRSIGVVADE; encoded by the coding sequence ATGAGTAATCCCGGAGAACTTAAAAAAATAGTACCTCTACTTGCACTTTTAACAGCCTTCCCGGCATTTTCCACGGATATGATCCTGCCGGCAATTCCTTCTCTTGCAGTAATATGGGACCAGCCTCTGGCAGTGGTCAATCTGATACTGATATCCTTTTTTGTAACCTATGGTTTTTTCCTGCTCTTCTACGGACCAATCTCTGACAGGTACGGCCGCAGGAGACCGTTGATAGCCGGTATTTTACTCTATATACTTGCCAGCATGCTCTGTGCGGTGGCAAACAGTGCTGCTACACTGATATCATTTCGCATACTGCAGGCCGCAGGGGCTGCAGCCAGCGCTTCCCTGTCAATGGCCATGACCAAGGACATCTTTTCCGGAAAAGAGAGGGAAAGGATACTTGCCTATATCGCGATCATCATGGCCCTGGCTCCCATGTTCGCCCCGATAGTGGGAGGATGGATACTGATCTACCTTTCATGGCACTGGATATTCTTTACCCAGGGTATGATGGGTGTACTTGGCCTTCTAGGTGTAATAAGGACGCCTGAGACACTGAAAGAGTTCTCGCAAACCCCTCTGTCAAAGGTCATGCACTCCTATGGGAATCTCCTGCTCAACAAAAGTTACATTGTCATGGTCCTGGTCATGTCCGTCAGTCTTCTGCCATTGTACAGTTTCGTTGCAGGTTCCTCGGATCTTTACATCAACGGATTCGGTCTGAGCGAGCAGACTTTCAGCTACCTGTTCGCGTTCAATGCCCTGGCCCTGATGGCCGGCTCCATGTCATGCCTGAAAATATCTCAGAGAACGGATTCAAAGTATCTGATGACCGCCGGTTTTGGAGGCATCCTGCTGGGAGGTATCCTGATCCTGGTAACAGGGCAGCACGGTCCTTGGAGCTTTGCCATACCCATGGCAATGATCACTTATTCAATCGGTATTAGCAGACCGCCAAGCAATCACCTGGTATTGGAACAGGTTCGCAAGGATGCGGGTGCTGCATCCTCCCTGTTGATATTTACCTATTTCACCCTGGGAGGTCTGGGTATGTGGGTTGTATCCCAGAACTGGATGAACCGGATCGATATACTGGGTGCCATTGCCCTTGGCTGCGGTGCCTTTGTGCTGTTTTCCTGGATGTTATTACAAAAAAGAAGTATCGGTGTTGTTGCCGATGAGTAA
- the mutL gene encoding DNA mismatch repair endonuclease MutL — MADRTCDTQSSGIKILDDSTINKIAAGEVVERPASVVKELIDNSIDAYATDIRVEIRGSGTKNITIVDNGTGMSHKDASLAFQKHATSKIKTIEDLNSVMTLGFRGEALASIASVAKVEMVTRQKEDISGTKVVVDNKGLKSISAAGSPVGTTISVEDLFYTTPARRKYLKSMRTELAHITDVVTRYAISYPDISFTLVSDGKEIVRSPSSRDLLDSIVHLYGADVARSLIPLEFESDLVSISGYVSKPELTRSGNDLQAFFINGRSISSRLISNAVRLGYYTLLPKGRYPAAFLKFTIDPKFVDVNVHPTKREVRLSHEKEIENMIIRAVEDALASTDLIPEAKVGKKETAFQSTISGPVKSTSTAEEKKEASSESISADDRQQTESYISDAEVREKAAVVKEAREAYHYPLKDTQRRLKKSERLQVQHDSETASDVQGPLNTSDVSIYGQFADLYLIVQSEDKLILIDQHAAHERIMYEQVLKMKELGWQELITPVTLDLSIKEKTIIEDYIPSLEQMGFAISEFGQNSYVVTTTPSIFGKVEDTTVVHDIISDLLSQGRVKEDTEIYERLCSTMACRAAIKAGAECTSEQMQELIRQLMMCENPYTCPHGRPTMISFTKDKLGRMFGRTG, encoded by the coding sequence ATGGCTGACAGGACATGCGATACGCAGAGTTCCGGAATAAAGATTCTTGATGATTCCACCATCAACAAAATAGCAGCAGGAGAGGTTGTAGAAAGACCCGCATCCGTTGTAAAAGAACTTATTGACAATTCCATAGATGCATATGCCACCGATATTCGAGTGGAAATAAGGGGGTCGGGTACGAAAAATATTACTATTGTTGATAATGGTACAGGAATGAGCCATAAGGATGCATCACTGGCCTTTCAGAAACATGCCACCAGTAAGATAAAAACTATCGAAGACCTCAATAGTGTAATGACCCTTGGCTTCCGGGGAGAGGCACTTGCTTCCATCGCCTCGGTTGCAAAAGTGGAGATGGTCACAAGGCAGAAGGAAGACATATCAGGCACCAAAGTGGTCGTGGACAACAAGGGTCTGAAAAGCATTTCAGCCGCAGGCTCTCCGGTGGGGACCACGATTTCCGTGGAAGACCTTTTCTATACCACACCCGCCCGCAGAAAGTACCTGAAAAGCATGAGGACCGAGCTGGCACATATAACCGATGTTGTAACAAGATATGCAATCTCATATCCCGATATTTCCTTTACCCTTGTAAGTGATGGCAAAGAAATAGTAAGATCGCCCAGCTCACGTGATCTTCTGGACAGCATAGTCCATCTTTATGGTGCGGATGTGGCGCGTTCACTGATCCCGCTGGAATTCGAGTCAGACCTTGTGTCCATATCTGGGTATGTGTCAAAGCCGGAACTTACAAGAAGCGGGAATGACCTGCAGGCATTTTTCATAAACGGCAGGAGCATTTCATCAAGACTCATAAGTAATGCTGTAAGACTGGGCTACTACACCCTGCTTCCGAAGGGAAGATACCCCGCAGCTTTTTTGAAATTCACAATAGACCCGAAATTTGTGGATGTCAATGTACATCCCACCAAGAGGGAAGTGCGCCTGAGTCATGAAAAAGAGATTGAAAATATGATAATCAGGGCGGTGGAGGATGCTCTGGCTTCAACGGACCTCATCCCCGAGGCAAAGGTCGGAAAAAAGGAGACCGCATTCCAGTCAACCATATCGGGACCTGTGAAAAGCACATCAACGGCAGAAGAAAAAAAAGAAGCATCATCAGAAAGCATAAGTGCTGATGACAGGCAACAGACAGAGAGTTACATATCTGATGCAGAGGTCAGGGAGAAAGCTGCAGTTGTAAAGGAAGCCAGGGAAGCATACCACTATCCCCTTAAAGATACACAGAGGAGATTGAAGAAAAGCGAAAGGCTGCAGGTCCAGCATGACAGCGAAACAGCTTCTGATGTACAGGGTCCGCTCAATACCAGTGATGTCAGTATATACGGCCAGTTCGCAGACCTCTATCTCATAGTCCAAAGCGAAGATAAACTTATCCTGATCGATCAGCATGCTGCACATGAACGTATCATGTACGAGCAGGTGCTGAAAATGAAGGAGCTGGGCTGGCAGGAACTGATAACCCCCGTGACCCTTGACCTCAGTATAAAGGAGAAGACCATTATCGAGGATTATATCCCGTCACTGGAGCAGATGGGTTTTGCAATATCCGAATTCGGGCAGAACAGCTATGTGGTTACAACAACACCCAGCATATTCGGAAAAGTAGAGGACACAACGGTAGTTCATGACATAATATCCGATCTGCTCTCACAGGGCAGGGTAAAGGAGGATACTGAAATTTATGAAAGGCTTTGCAGCACCATGGCTTGCAGGGCGGCAATAAAGGCCGGGGCAGAATGCACATCTGAGCAGATGCAGGAACTTATCAGACAGCTTATGATGTGTGAAAATCCATATACATGTCCGCATGGCCGACCAACCATGATATCCTTCACGAAAGACAAACTGGGACGTATGTTCGGAAGAACCGGATAA
- a CDS encoding cobalt-precorrin-5B (C(1))-methyltransferase, producing MIDPVNKSKIPDEWLDRSKMPRKELEDGIRSGMLVVLSDGSVLKRGYTTGTTAALAAKAAVMSLKKDIKHVSVPTPVGLRAEIDVRANNGHAVVEKINNDHESDITRGLEFVADAKEADEINVYAGQGIGIVTRSGLESKKGHPAINPRPMEQIKTSIKEAVEELGLKGAEVTIYLPEGKEIAKKTLNSRIGVIDGISILGTTGFVEPWNDHLGEMKGDLIRDSDKVVLTTGRIGIRYSTMLFPDHTVVLAGSRISEALEAAKGDVVICGLPGLVLKWGDPEMLKDSGYATVVEMLELDPENERLKKAFNMAVEKGNGARIVIVHRDGTVLMDSGEKE from the coding sequence ATGATCGACCCGGTAAATAAATCCAAGATTCCAGATGAATGGCTTGATCGCTCAAAAATGCCCCGCAAGGAGCTCGAAGATGGCATAAGGAGCGGAATGCTTGTTGTGTTGAGCGACGGCTCTGTTCTGAAGAGAGGATATACCACCGGGACAACCGCCGCACTGGCTGCAAAGGCAGCTGTGATGTCACTTAAGAAAGACATAAAACATGTTTCTGTACCCACACCAGTGGGACTGCGTGCCGAAATTGATGTCAGGGCAAATAACGGACATGCGGTTGTGGAAAAAATCAATAATGACCATGAGTCAGATATTACAAGAGGCCTTGAATTCGTAGCCGATGCAAAGGAAGCGGATGAGATAAATGTCTATGCGGGTCAGGGAATAGGTATTGTTACCCGAAGCGGCCTTGAATCCAAAAAAGGACACCCTGCAATCAATCCGCGCCCCATGGAACAGATAAAGACATCTATAAAAGAGGCTGTGGAGGAACTGGGCTTAAAGGGTGCCGAAGTTACGATCTATCTTCCGGAAGGAAAAGAGATCGCTAAAAAGACACTCAACAGCCGTATCGGAGTTATTGACGGAATTTCAATTCTCGGGACCACCGGTTTTGTCGAGCCTTGGAACGACCATCTGGGAGAGATGAAAGGCGATCTAATTCGGGATTCCGATAAAGTTGTACTCACAACCGGAAGGATCGGAATACGATATTCTACCATGCTGTTCCCGGACCATACCGTCGTACTTGCTGGCAGCCGTATCAGCGAGGCACTGGAAGCTGCAAAAGGAGATGTTGTGATATGTGGCCTCCCGGGACTTGTCCTCAAATGGGGAGATCCTGAAATGCTCAAAGACAGCGGTTATGCCACTGTCGTTGAAATGCTGGAACTGGATCCTGAAAATGAGCGGCTTAAAAAAGCCTTCAACATGGCAGTTGAAAAAGGAAATGGTGCCCGTATTGTGATCGTTCACAGGGACGGCACGGTGCTCATGGACAGCGGTGAGAAAGAATGA
- a CDS encoding cobalt-precorrin-7 (C(5))-methyltransferase — protein sequence MIVVGVGVGPKMLTQEAIEAISNAPVVYGSKRAIELAQDHIKSEAHPIKSFKNLHLLPADAVILSTGDPMFSGLGKFASENDRVITGVSSIQAACARFHVEMSNLAMITAHGRDPAPAKEALISELELGKNIFMLPADTFGPVEVAEILEDMNIDARICIYENIGYPDERAVCGSTAEPPANTSNMYCLLVIR from the coding sequence ATGATAGTCGTGGGTGTGGGTGTCGGTCCGAAGATGCTTACACAGGAAGCCATTGAAGCTATAAGCAATGCCCCTGTCGTGTATGGTTCCAAAAGGGCTATCGAACTTGCGCAGGACCATATAAAGTCTGAAGCCCATCCCATCAAGAGTTTCAAAAATCTCCACCTCCTGCCTGCTGACGCAGTCATACTTTCCACAGGAGACCCTATGTTCTCAGGGCTTGGGAAGTTCGCATCAGAAAATGACAGGGTAATTACGGGAGTATCGTCCATACAGGCTGCATGTGCTCGTTTTCATGTTGAGATGTCAAACCTTGCCATGATAACAGCCCACGGCAGGGATCCTGCTCCCGCAAAGGAAGCACTGATAAGCGAGCTGGAACTTGGCAAGAATATATTCATGCTTCCCGCCGATACATTCGGACCCGTGGAAGTGGCGGAGATCCTGGAGGATATGAACATCGATGCCAGAATCTGCATCTATGAGAATATCGGATACCCTGATGAGAGAGCGGTTTGTGGTAGCACAGCTGAACCCCCTGCAAACACATCAAACATGTATTGCCTGCTGGTTATCAGGTAA
- a CDS encoding energy-coupling factor ABC transporter permease, protein MHIFEGFLPSPWWQIWFVISIPVILYGMYQLNKLVSERREVVPLLAVAGAFIFVLSSLKLPSVTGSSSHPTGTGMSAILFGPAITAVLSVIVLLYQSLFLAHGGLTTLGANVFSMGIAGPFVAFMFYKAASKAGMNFYLNVFLATAIADWVTYVVTSLQLALAFPSAEGGVLGSFTAFAAVFATTQVPLAIMEGALTALIMKYVVQIKSDVLVDLNVLTSSAVTKLKETMQ, encoded by the coding sequence TTGCATATATTCGAAGGTTTTCTGCCCTCTCCATGGTGGCAGATATGGTTTGTGATCTCTATTCCCGTAATATTGTATGGTATGTACCAGCTGAACAAACTGGTTAGCGAGAGGCGTGAAGTAGTGCCCTTGCTAGCCGTTGCAGGTGCATTTATATTTGTGCTTTCATCCCTGAAACTTCCTTCAGTGACAGGAAGTTCCTCTCACCCAACCGGTACAGGCATGTCAGCAATCCTCTTTGGACCTGCCATTACTGCCGTATTAAGCGTAATCGTACTGCTGTACCAGTCACTGTTCCTGGCACATGGCGGTCTGACCACGCTGGGTGCAAACGTGTTTTCAATGGGGATAGCCGGTCCTTTTGTTGCATTCATGTTCTACAAAGCAGCATCAAAGGCAGGCATGAATTTCTATCTGAATGTATTCCTCGCAACAGCCATTGCAGACTGGGTGACCTATGTCGTAACTTCCTTACAGCTTGCTCTGGCATTCCCTTCGGCAGAAGGCGGCGTGCTTGGATCGTTCACAGCATTTGCAGCTGTTTTTGCAACAACACAGGTACCCCTTGCAATCATGGAAGGTGCACTCACTGCATTGATCATGAAGTATGTGGTACAGATAAAGAGCGATGTGCTCGTGGACCTTAATGTACTCACATCATCTGCTGTCACAAAACTCAAGGAGACCATGCAATGA
- a CDS encoding energy-coupling factor ABC transporter substrate-binding protein gives MKLEYIVGIIVILFAVQFLYGVAANPDSEFGGADGAAEDVIASINPDYEPWFGGIGFEPPGGETESLLFALQAAFGAVIIGYVIGYYKGKSEAN, from the coding sequence ATGAAATTAGAATATATTGTCGGCATAATTGTGATACTGTTTGCAGTACAGTTCCTCTATGGAGTAGCGGCCAACCCGGATTCTGAATTCGGCGGTGCAGACGGTGCAGCAGAAGATGTAATTGCAAGCATAAATCCCGATTATGAACCCTGGTTCGGTGGTATCGGCTTTGAACCCCCTGGTGGCGAGACCGAAAGTCTGCTCTTTGCTCTTCAGGCAGCATTCGGTGCAGTTATAATTGGATACGTGATTGGATATTATAAAGGAAAGAGCGAGGCAAACTAA
- the cbiQ gene encoding cobalt ECF transporter T component CbiQ, whose translation MAHILDDYAVLSPLRYKNNWLKLAIVTFGILAGVSSNSPFVPLIIALCMGFATVSFGKIPAKFYMRLLAVPAGFVLVSVIIIAFFFGEGVNLFAFDVLGFTLGVSSEGLNMALLVLARTLGGMSCLFFLSLTTPMIELFSVLKATKFPDSFIEIAMMMYRYIFVFLEVAMSVKYAQTVRLGYKDFRTSFNSMVMLGTNLFIRSWEQGEKLYLSMNSRCYDGKLIVFDEKRPVKLAEIALTSAYFALVIAVFYLTRDMPFV comes from the coding sequence ATGGCTCATATACTGGATGACTACGCCGTACTAAGTCCTCTTAGATATAAAAACAACTGGCTCAAGTTAGCCATAGTTACCTTTGGGATTCTTGCAGGTGTTTCATCCAACTCCCCCTTCGTTCCTTTAATCATAGCTTTATGCATGGGTTTCGCAACAGTTTCTTTTGGAAAGATCCCTGCAAAATTCTACATGAGATTACTGGCAGTACCTGCTGGTTTTGTACTTGTAAGTGTTATAATAATAGCATTTTTCTTTGGAGAAGGCGTTAACCTTTTTGCATTTGATGTACTGGGTTTCACGCTCGGTGTAAGTTCAGAAGGACTTAATATGGCTCTGCTGGTGCTTGCAAGGACCCTGGGAGGTATGTCATGTCTGTTCTTCCTCTCCCTGACCACCCCAATGATAGAACTGTTCTCGGTGCTAAAGGCAACAAAATTCCCTGATTCTTTTATCGAAATCGCGATGATGATGTATCGCTATATATTCGTCTTTCTGGAAGTTGCAATGAGTGTAAAATACGCACAAACAGTCAGGCTTGGATACAAGGACTTCAGGACGTCTTTCAATTCAATGGTAATGCTCGGCACAAATCTCTTCATAAGGTCATGGGAACAGGGAGAAAAGCTATATTTATCAATGAACTCAAGATGCTATGACGGAAAGCTGATAGTATTCGACGAAAAAAGACCTGTTAAGTTGGCAGAGATTGCACTGACATCAGCTTACTTCGCACTGGTTATAGCAGTATTCTACCTTACCAGGGACATGCCTTTTGTTTGA
- a CDS encoding energy-coupling factor ABC transporter ATP-binding protein yields the protein MTILETKNLTFSYPDGTVALEDISVRIEKGKKIAFVGRNGSGKSTLFLSMNGTHRPKKGEILFHGKSLKYDSKSLREVRKNIGIVFQNSDDQIFAPTIYQDVAFGPTNLGYSKEKVQEIVHKTLEYVGLMHLKDKPPHHLSGGQKKRVAIAGIVAMDPEIIILDEPLANLDPVGADEVMDLLNEQSYFGKTIIISTHDVDLAYSWADYIFLMNEHKIISEGTPEEIFMETEKLKAAHLRRPATLEIYEEIKRRGMARNNCCPRDIPDLVHALRSQHLLWVDVTPEVKEGDYINLGVFYGEYAQNSDYEAANCKVLHIHDDGLAIVEMDRKAFRAGSIGVYDTARYSGGEFTEIIKRDGIECVGAMGKKSKLLAEKEDIYLDVTAGVIDRSILNALAGQRCLILTHGGMVHHAMDRIKAYLEKSGINIPVSIINPGADEPVNQEVTESMTT from the coding sequence ATGACGATATTAGAAACAAAGAATCTTACATTTTCATATCCGGACGGTACGGTTGCCCTGGAGGACATTAGCGTCAGGATTGAAAAAGGCAAGAAAATAGCTTTCGTCGGACGTAATGGTTCAGGCAAATCCACACTGTTCCTTTCAATGAACGGTACTCACAGACCAAAGAAAGGAGAGATACTCTTTCATGGCAAGTCATTGAAATACGATTCAAAGTCCCTCAGAGAGGTTAGAAAGAACATCGGTATTGTTTTTCAGAACTCAGACGACCAGATATTCGCTCCCACTATTTACCAAGATGTTGCCTTCGGACCCACAAACCTGGGCTATTCAAAAGAGAAGGTACAGGAGATCGTTCACAAGACATTGGAATATGTCGGACTGATGCACCTGAAGGACAAGCCACCTCACCACTTAAGCGGAGGTCAGAAAAAAAGGGTTGCGATCGCAGGCATTGTGGCCATGGACCCTGAGATAATCATCCTTGATGAACCTCTTGCCAATCTGGACCCGGTGGGTGCCGATGAAGTAATGGACCTGCTCAACGAACAGAGCTATTTTGGAAAGACCATAATTATTTCAACTCATGACGTAGACCTGGCCTATAGCTGGGCAGATTACATCTTTTTGATGAACGAGCATAAGATCATCAGCGAAGGCACGCCGGAAGAGATATTCATGGAGACCGAGAAGTTAAAGGCTGCTCACCTCAGAAGGCCTGCAACACTGGAGATTTACGAAGAGATCAAAAGGCGAGGGATGGCCAGGAATAACTGTTGTCCCAGAGACATCCCCGATCTTGTTCATGCTCTGCGTTCCCAGCATTTACTATGGGTGGATGTCACCCCGGAGGTAAAAGAGGGAGATTATATCAACCTCGGTGTCTTCTATGGCGAATACGCCCAGAATTCTGACTATGAAGCCGCAAATTGTAAAGTACTCCACATCCATGACGATGGCCTTGCCATAGTTGAAATGGACAGGAAGGCCTTCAGGGCAGGCTCTATCGGAGTATATGATACTGCCAGATATTCCGGAGGAGAGTTTACGGAAATCATAAAGCGTGACGGTATCGAGTGTGTGGGCGCCATGGGCAAGAAAAGCAAGCTGCTGGCTGAAAAGGAGGACATTTACCTCGATGTGACCGCAGGAGTCATTGACCGTTCCATACTCAATGCACTTGCAGGGCAGAGATGCCTGATCCTCACACATGGAGGAATGGTACATCATGCAATGGACAGGATAAAGGCCTATCTGGAAAAAAGTGGAATCAATATTCCGGTAAGTATTATCAATCCCGGCGCAGATGAGCCAGTAAATCAGGAAGTCACCGAAAGCATGACGACATGA